The window CACCTCCACCATCGCCTCCCACCTGCCCAGGGCGGTCGGGGTCGGGTTCGCCGTCGAACGCCTGCGCCGGGGTGCGGCCAACCCCGCCGCGCGGCACCGGGGCGGCAGCCCGAGCCGGCTCACCGACGCCCGTACGGCCGCCGCCGAGGCACGAGCGGCCTGGCCGGCGGACGCGATAGTGGTCTGCTCGTTCGGGGACGCCTCCGTCAACCACGCCAGCGCCACCGCCGCGTTCAACACGGCGGGCTGGTGCGACCACACCGGCCTGCGGATCCCCGTACTTTTCGTGTGCGAGGACAACGGGCTGGGGATCAGCGTCCGGTCACCGGACGGGTGGGTGGCCGCCGCGCTGTCCGCGAAGCCCGGCATCCGCTACTTCGCCGCCGACGGCTGCGACCTGGCCCAGGCGTACGACGTCGCCAGCGAGGCAGCAGCCTGGGTACGCCGGCACCGGCGCCCCGCCGTCCTGCACCTGTCCACGGTGCGGCTGATGGGACACGCGGGGGCGGACGCGGAGGTGGCGTACCGGCCGGCGAGCGAGTTGCAGCGGGACCTGGGACGGGACCCGCTGATCGGCACCGCCAAACTGATCGTGGAAGCGGGGCTGGCCACCCCGGAGCAGGTGATCGCGCGGTACGACGCGGTCGGCTGGCAGGTGCGCAAGGTGGCCGAGGAGGTCCTCGGCGAGGCCAAACTGACCACCGCCGCCGACATCGTCGCCCCGCTCGCCCCACGCCGGCCCGTACGCGTCTCCCGTACCGTCGCCGAGGCGGGGACCTGGGGGGCGGGACCGGGGGCCGCCGCACGGGCTGCCGCGTTCGGTGACCGGCTGCCCGAGGCGGCGGGACCGCTGACCCTGGCACAGACCATCAACGCGGCGCTGGCCGACGGGATGCTCGACTACCCGGGGATGACCGTCTTCGGCGAGGACGTCGCCGCCAAGGGCGGGGTGTACGGGGTGACGAAGGGGCTGCGGGACCGGTTCGGCGCCTCCAGGGTCTTCGACACGCTCCTGGACGAGACGAGCGTGCTCGGGTTGGGGCTCGGTGCCGGGCTGGGCGGGATGCTGCCGGTCCCGGAGATCCAGTACCTGGCGTACCTGCACAACGCCGAGGACCAGTTGCGCGGCGAGGCCGCCACCATGCAGTTCTTCTCCAAGGGGGCCTACCGGAACCCGATGGTGGTACGGGTGGCGGGGCTGGCGTACCAGGAGGGGTTCGGCGGGCACTTCCACAACGACAACTCGGTTGCCGTACTCCGGGATGTTCCCG of the Micromonospora sp. NBC_01796 genome contains:
- a CDS encoding transketolase C-terminal domain-containing protein, with product MELFDAQLTSRHLDLAARWLRSFGEGFYTIGSAGHEGNAAVAAAVRATDPALLHYRSGAFYAARMAQAAAVPALAGDGDGGDEASSPVFGDPIANAARDVLRGIVASVQEPIAGGRHKVFGNAALDIIPTTSTIASHLPRAVGVGFAVERLRRGAANPAARHRGGSPSRLTDARTAAAEARAAWPADAIVVCSFGDASVNHASATAAFNTAGWCDHTGLRIPVLFVCEDNGLGISVRSPDGWVAAALSAKPGIRYFAADGCDLAQAYDVASEAAAWVRRHRRPAVLHLSTVRLMGHAGADAEVAYRPASELQRDLGRDPLIGTAKLIVEAGLATPEQVIARYDAVGWQVRKVAEEVLGEAKLTTAADIVAPLAPRRPVRVSRTVAEAGTWGAGPGAAARAAAFGDRLPEAAGPLTLAQTINAALADGMLDYPGMTVFGEDVAAKGGVYGVTKGLRDRFGASRVFDTLLDETSVLGLGLGAGLGGMLPVPEIQYLAYLHNAEDQLRGEAATMQFFSKGAYRNPMVVRVAGLAYQEGFGGHFHNDNSVAVLRDVPGLVLAVPSRPDDAAPMLRSCLASAAVDGTVCVFLEPIALYHTRDLYSDGDDEWLAPYLGPGGWASGHVPIGRARVYGVGSAEDITIITFGNGVRMSLRAASRLAEEGIGTRVVDLRWLAPLPVADIFREASATGRVLVVDETRRSGGVGEGVVAGLVDAGYVGVVRRVASIDSFVPLGPAAREVLVSEDAITQGARTLLAR